AGCAGATGAATTGACCACGTGAAGGCGGGACCGATGCTGAGTATCTAGAACATCACGAATAGTGCCGCCGCTGGCCATTATTACGAAAAAGACAACTATTACACGGACCGTGAGGAAGCACGGGAGCGCTCCGTGTGGTGGGGGCATGGCGCTGAGCGACTGGGCCTTTCCGGTCCCGTTGACCAGGAGACCTTTCAGCGACTGCTCGATGGACAATTGCCGAACGGCGCAGAAATCAGGTCAGGAACGCTCGGACGAGACCGAGCCGGCGTTGATGTCACCCTGAGCGCTCCCAAAAGTCTGTCTCTGCTTGCCGAAGTGGGAGGGGACCATCGACTCCGCGACGCGCACGAGGTCGCCGTGACCAAGGCGCTCGAATATCTTGAACGGGAGGCCGCTCAGGCGCGTCTCACGGTCAATGGCGAAACCAGTACTGAACAGACCGGGACTTTCATCGTTGCACGGTTCCAACATGATACCTCGCGCACGCTTGATCCGCAGTTGCACACGCATGCGGTAATCGCCAATGCAACGGAGCGGCAGGATGGAGCATGGCGGGCCCTGTCGAACGAGAAATTGTATGAACACAAAATGGCGGCTGGCGCGATCTATCGCGCACAGTTGGCCGCCGAAGTACAGCGGCTCGGTTACGACATTGAAAAGACCCATGCCGATGGCCGGTTTGAAATCCGAGGCTTTACTAAGAACCAGCTCGAGCACTTCAGTCAGCGTTCCCTCACCATCCGGGAGGCGATGCAAGAGCGTGGGCTCTCAGGAGCCAAAGCTGCCGAGCAGGCGACGCTCATGACGCGAAGCGCGAAGTCTGATGTCGACCGGGGCGAACTTCGCGAGGAATGGCGTACACGGGCCGAGTCTCAGGGGATCGATCTCGCTCACATGATGGAACAGGCCAGGGAG
The sequence above is drawn from the Nitrospirota bacterium genome and encodes:
- the mobF gene encoding MobF family relaxase codes for the protein MTNSAAAGHYYEKDNYYTDREEARERSVWWGHGAERLGLSGPVDQETFQRLLDGQLPNGAEIRSGTLGRDRAGVDVTLSAPKSLSLLAEVGGDHRLRDAHEVAVTKALEYLEREAAQARLTVNGETSTEQTGTFIVARFQHDTSRTLDPQLHTHAVIANATERQDGAWRALSNEKLYEHKMAAGAIYRAQLAAEVQRLGYDIEKTHADGRFEIRGFTKNQLEHFSQRSLTIREAMQERGLSGAKAAEQATLMTRSAKSDVDRGELREEWRTRAESQGIDLAHMMEQARERAGREANHNETQQAARAGSQWAIEHTTERQTVVARRDLERYATEQVVGTATYQDVQRAIRQAERSGELIPLGDRYTTFEALKTERDTVRMMKEGQGRVASILSHEQAREATDGRSLTIGQQRAVIHVLNGHVSFHAKLPPEFSSEIPPSLGTGRESRWRNEPSVQ